CATTTTCAAACGATATATAATTTTCATTAAAATGATAAATTCCTTTATCTCTAAATAAATTAACTAAACGATTCGCTTCTTTGATAAAGTTTTCATCTTTGTATTGATCACCAGATTTAAGAAAACTTTTTTCTTCTGATTTTTGATATAAAGAGTCAAGAATAGGGGAGGTTATTTTAGTTTTAATTTTGTTTAAAAAAGAAGGATTTCCTTTTGTTATGATATATGAGATGCTACCTTTTTTATTTTGAATAGTATCTTTTTTTGAGGTTACTTTTGATCTAAAATAACCTTCTGTTTGAAAATAGGCATTTAAATTTGTAATAGTTTTTTTTGTTTTTTTATCATCAATAATAATAGGTGCTTGTCCGCTATTTAAAAACCATTCATTAATTCCAATAGCAGTATTTGCTACTGAAATACTTTGTTTTTCAGAAAAAAACTTTTTAAAAAAAGCGTAAGTATTTGGTTTTTCTGTAGCCCATTTAGCAGGAGTTTTAGCTCCTACAGGGTTTCCTAAGTTATAAAAATATAATGATAAAGGAATTCCTAAAGCCTTAGCATTAGGACGTTGCATTAATAATTCAGCAATATTTCCACTGGTGTTTTTTATACTATCAATATAAACAGTGTTTTTAGCGAGTAATAATTCATTTTTTTTAACAAATTTTATCGTACTACATTAACTGAATAAGACTATTAATAGAAAGAAGAAAGAAAGTTTTTTCATTAACTTTACGGCTGGTATTAAGTATCAAAAATACTGTTTTTTAGTGGTTATAATATGTTAAAAAAATAATAATGAGTTTATCTAAAAGCAACCTAAAATTAATAACGAGTTTACAGCAAAAAAAGTATCGACAAAAACATCAATTATTTATTGCTGAAGGTATAAAAGTGGTGAGAGAATTATTAAATTCATCATTAGAAACATCGCATATTTTTACAGTAGATACTTCTTTTGAAATACCTACTAATGTTGAAAGTACTATTATTTCAGAAAATGATTTGAAGAAAATTAGTACTTTAAAAAATCCGAACAAAGTTTTAGGTTTATTTAAAATTCCAGTAGAAAATACAATAAGTGAAACGAATTTAACGATTGCTTTAGATGAAGTAAATGATCCTGGTAATTTAGGAACTATTATTCGTTTATGTGATTGGTTTGGTGTTACGGAGTTAGTTTGTTCTAAAAATACGGTGGATTGTTATAATCAAAAAGTAGTACAATCAACTATGGGGTCTTTAACTAGGGTAAATATTTCTTATGTCGATTTACCAAGTTTTTTGACTGATACTAAATTAGCAGTTTATACTGCAGATATGGATGGAGAAAATATATATGAAGCAACTTTACCTAAAAAAGCAGTTTTAGTTATGGGGAACGAAGCTAATGGAATATCTAATGAAATAGCAGCAATTGTAAAGCATAAATTAACGATTCCACGGTTTGGTGAAATTCAGAAAACTGAGAGTTTAAATGTTGCCACAGCAACTGCTATTTTATTAAGTGAATTTAAAAGAACCCTAAAATAATTAGTTAATTAGAGCGTCTATTTTATCAATTATAAATTTTAAATCTTCATTATTATTAATGAAGTCTAAATTGTCAACATCAATTATTAATAGTTTTCCTTTTTTGTAACCACTAGCCCAAGCTTCATAACGTTCGTTTAGTCTACTTAAATAGTCAATACTAATAGAGTTTTCATAGTCTCTACCACGTTTGTGAATTTGACCTACAAGGGTAGATATGTCTGCTCGTAAATAAATTAATAAATCAGGAGGTGTAACTAACTTTTCCATTAATTCAAATAATGAAGAATAATTACCAAAATCACGATTAGTCATTAATCCCATTGCATGTAAGTTGGGTGCGAAAATATGAGCATCTTCGTAAATAGTTCTATCTTGAATTATTTTTTTTCCAGATTCTCTTAATTCTAAAACTTGACGAAAACGGCTATTTAAAAAGAAAACTTGTAAGTTAAAAGACCAACGCTCCATTTGAGCATAAAAATCATCTAAGTACGGATTATCATCTACTGATTCATAATGAGGATCCCAGTCATAATGTTTTGCTAATATATTGGTTAATGTGGTTTTTCCTGCACCTATGTTTCCGGCAATTGCTACATGCATATTTTTTGAATTTCAATATTGGTAAAATTACATAAAAAAAGCGAGCTATTAAGCTCGCTTTTTTTAGAAGTATTATTTTAAAGAATTATTATTTTACTTGTATTTATCTTTCCGTCATTTTGAATTTGTATAAAGTAAACTCCACTACTTATTTTTGAAAATTCAATTTCGTTATTGAATTTACTTGAAATAGTAGAAAATGTTTGGGTTTCTAATAATTGACCTACCATATTAAATAATCGGATAATAGTTAAATCTTTAACTTTAACTTTAAATTTTACGGTTATTTTTCCATCAGATGGTATTGGGTATATTTTTAAATCTGAGAATAAGTTTTTATCATTAGCAAAACTTTCTTCAACATTTATAGTATAGTCTTCGACTTCGCCATTAAAATCTAATTCACAAGATTCAGGAAATTCATTTAATTTTGTTGAAATACGTAAGGTTGTCGTACCAGTTAATGCATCTTCAGGAACTTTAATACTTAATGAATTAGTAGTAGTTAAATTATAAGTTTCTAGTTCTGTTACATCAAACTTACAATCTTGATTCCAATCAATCCATGCATATGTTTTTACTGTACTATTTCCATCAGTATTAATATCAACATTTAAATCATACTCTTCACCTCTTACGACATTTGTAGTTATTGCTTTGAAATCAGAATAACCCGTTGTTTTTGTTGATGAGTTATCAATTTCGCCAAAGTTAACATTGGTAATACTTATTTGAGAATCTGTATTCCCTGATGATTTACAGTGATTATTATTAATAACTAAAGTTAAATCAACTGATTTTGTCATTGAACTAGATGTCGCATTTACTTTAATAGTATAATCACCAATAGCTACGTTATTTAAGTTAGATACTGTTATAGATACTTTTTTATCTGAATTAATTACTATTGAAGTAAAAGTTACTGTTGAACTTACAGGTGCATTTTCTGCTGATAAAGTTACATTTTCATTAAAATCATTGAATGTTTTATAATCAATTTCATATTTAACTTCATTTACAGCTTTATTACATATAGATTGTCCTACCGTTTTATTTGTTAATGTAAAACTAGGAGTAATTGTAATAGTATAATCTTCAACTTCTCCGTTAAAATCTAATTCACAAGAACTAGGTTCTCCGTCATCATCAAGTTTTGTAACAACTCTTAATGTTGTTGTTCCTGATAAAGCATCAGAAGGAATTGTAATATCTAATCCACTATTACTTGTTGCTCCGTTAGTATTTGTAGTATTACCTAAATCATATTTTTCATTAGCATCAAACAAGCAGTTTTGATTCCAATCTATCCAAGCAAAAGTATTTACAGTTTTATTACCGCTAGAATTTGCATTAACAATTAACGGATATGTATTTCCTTTTATAACTTCTGTTGTAATTGCTTTAAAATCAGAATAACCTGTTGTTTTTGTTGATGAGTTATCAATCTCTCCAAGTTTAACAAGTGTTGTACTTATTTGAGAATCTGTATTACCTGATGATTTACAGTGATTATCATTAATACTTAGTATCAAATCGATAGATTTTGTAATTGAATTAGAGGTAGCATTTACTTTAATAGTATAATCACCTACGGTTACATTATTTAAGTTATCTATTTTTAAAGTTACCATTCCATCTGTACTAATTATTGCTGAAGTAAAAGTAACTATCGAATTTACAGGTGTATTTTCTGTAGATAAAGTTACGTTTTCATCAAAACTATTGAATGTTTTATAGTCAATTTTGTATTCAACTTCATTCACAGCTTTATTACATATAGATTGTCCTACCGTTTTATTTGTTAATGTAAAACTAGGAGTAATTGTAATAGTATAATCTTCAGCTTCTCCGTTAAAATCTATTTCACAAGAATTTGGTTGCCCATCATTAGCTAGTTTAGTAATAACTCTTAATGTTGTTGTTCCTGATAAAGCATCTGAAGGAACTATAACTTTTAATCCACTATTAGCTGTTGCTCCATTATTATTTGTAGTATTACCTAAATCATATTTTTCATTCGTATCAAATAAGCAGTTTTGATTCCAGTCAATCCAAGCAAATGTTTTTACAGTTTGATTACCATTAGAATTAGCGTTAACAATCAATGGGTATTTTTCTCCTTTTATAACTTCTGTTGCTATTGTTTTAAAATCAGAATAACCCGTTGTTTTTGTTGATGGATTATTAATTTCTCCAAATTTAACAAGTGTTGTGCTTATTTGAGAATCTGTATTACCAGTTGCATTACAAATATTATCATTAACATTAAATGGAACTTCAATTGATTTTGTAATTGAATTAGCTGTTCCTGTAACAATTATTGTATAGTCACCAATAGGTGCATTATTTAAATTAGAAAGTGTAAATTTTATAAGTCCGCTTGTATTTATTGATATTGGATTTAAGTTGCTTGTTGTATTTGTAGGAGTTCCTGAAACAGAAAAACTAACATTTTCATCAAAATTAAACAGAGCTTTATAATCAATTTCAAAAATTTGATCATTCACGGCTTTATTACAAATAGATAAATTACCAGTTGTATTGGTTAATGTAAAATCAGCACCAGGTTTTTCTTCAATTTCTATTGAGTAATCTTCGGTTTCTCCATATTGACTATTCTGATCAGCATTACATGGACCACCACCACTAGGTGAACCTGTTTCATAATACTCAATAGTTACTCTCATTCTAGTTTTACCTAATACAGCATTATTTGGTACTGTTATTTTTAAAGATGTTGTAGCAATATCACTTGTTCTAGCTCCTAAATCATATCTTTCAGTAGCTTTGTCAAATACATAATCTTGATTCCAATCAATAAATACATAACAATGATCTTGGTATCCATCAGTATTAAAAGTTACACTAATTTCACGCTCTTGTGTTCTTTTTATATTTGTTGATATATTACTAAAATCTTGATAACCATCTACAGAGTCATTTAAAGAGTTGTTATTAATTGTATTAAAAGTAACGTTAGATATATATTCAGCACCACCTGTTTCATCAGGATATTCTAACGAACAATAAGTAGGTATTTCTGTTGTAAATATGTTAATGTCAGAATACGTTCCTTCGCTACAATTATTTTTAGGCTTTACACGCCAAAAATAGTTAGTGTTTTTTGATAAAAAATCTATTGAAGGTATATATGAATTTGTATCTACTATTTCATCAATTATAATATTATTGAAATTAGTGTCAGTGGCTACTACAATGTTATATAGTGTAGCATTTGAATTAGCTTCCCACTCAAATTTTGTGTTGATACTAATCTCATCAGTTGCATTACTAGGAGTTGTTAAATTTATTTTAGTAAAACTATTTTCCGTTATTTTTAATAATGCAGTGGTTGTTTGAGTAACTGTTGCCGATTTTCCTTCAATAATAATGACGTTATCTTGTTGATTACTCCCATTTAAATTATTTATTGTCATAACAACATCTCCTTCTTTATTAATAGTAGCAGGGTTAAATGATGCAGTAGTTCCACTAGGTAAGCCAGTAGCAGATAAATTTACTGTTTCAGTAAAACCATTAACAAATTTGAACTTTAAAGTATAATCTACAGAGTTATTACCTGTATTACAAACAACTTGTTTATCAGTTTGGTTTGAAATTAAAAAAGTAGGTGTTGTAGAGTCAATCGTAAAATTAGTATTGTTTACATTATAAAAAATGTTATCAGCAGCTTCTATAAGAATACGTCCTTTAGTTGTTGGAGTATTAGGAATAATAACATCTTCAGAACCATCATTAGCAACATTATCTTTTAAAAGAATAGGGAAAGTTAATCCACCATCAATAGAAAGTTTAATATTTACCTTCATACAGTTAATCGGTGCTTTATCAGTAGTTCCTTTATTCCATGTTATTTTTTGAGTAGAACTAGTATTCCAGTTTACAGCAGTATTAGGATACGTAAATGCAAAAGCTTCAGAATCAGTTATTGTAATTTTAACATCATCTCTTGCTGTATTACCTCCGCCAGCATGATTATCTCTTACTGTTAGTGCAAAATTTAATTCTCTAGCAACACTAGGAAGAACCTCCCATTGATTTGAACCATCATTAACAACATTAGAAAAGGTTGGTAAATATCTATTAGGAGATGTACTAGAATGTAATGATCTAAAAGCAGGACCTTGTGTACTTGTTGAAACTAGTGGTACTATTGCTGATTCGGTATCTATTTGTTCCCAATTGTATGTTAAGCTTGCAGTTCCATCGGTATCTGTAGCTATTCCTTTTAAAACAAAAGGAGTGTTTTTAGGGATACTAAAATCATTACCTGCATTTGCAGTAGGAGCATTATTACCTGTATCTGTTGTTAGACCACAACTAGCAACTGACTGAACATGATTCCACATTTGACCAATACTAACTGTATGAAAATAATCATCACTGTTATTTTGTACATTTTGAGGAGAACAAATACCAGCATACGCCATTATTGTAGTACCACTTCCTGGTTCTACAGAGGTGCTTCCTATATTACTTCCACAACTACCTCCAGTTCCGTTAAAGGTATGCGTAGCACCAAATTGGTGTCCTATTTCACGCGCCACATAATCGATATCAAAGGGGTCGTTAATAGGTTGCCAACTACCTGTAATACCACTAGCTTTTGAACCAGATCTACATACAGATCTTAAAGCAGCTAAACCACCACCACCAGTGCTAAATGTATGTCCAATATCGTAATTTGCATCACCAATTATAGCATCACATTTAACTTGACTCTCATCAATTAGGTTATCAGCATTATCATTAGTTAATTCATCAGTAGTTGAGTCTAAAAATATTATTTCATCATTGTTATTTACGATAACCATTCGAACACCTAAATCTCTTTCGTAAACTGTATTTACACGAGCTATAGTAGTATTCATTGCAGATAAAATAACCGATTTCTTTACAGCATCTGTTGCTGAGTTAGAAATACCTTCTCTATTTAAATGAAATTGAGAATATTCACCTGTACAAGCAATGGCAATCCTATAAGTTCTTAATTTACCATCATTTGCATTTTTTTTTTGAATTGAAGACTTTATTATTTCTTTTTTCGTTTCTTCAATTTGACAGTTAAAATCATTATTATCCGATTTTAAGTCATCTCTTTTATATATAATATACTGTTTTTTATCTTTAGTATACGGATCTATATATATTGTACTTTCATTAGCCGAATATATAAGGGCGTGTAAGCCATTAACACCTAATGTGATTTTAGCAACTGCAGTAGGGTTATTAATTCCTTGAGCAGAATATGTTTTAATCATAGGGAATTTAGCCGCTAATTCAGGTGCTAAAGATGGTGTTTCATTAAAAGAATACTCTTCTAATCTTCCTTCAGAGTTGGGTAAAGTTATTATCCTTTCTCCTTTATTTAGATTAGAGTTTTTTAGATGATTTTCAAAACTACTTAAGTTTAACGAAGCTAAAGAGTATTTTTGAGGTGTGTTTTCCCTATCAAGAATTTTATTTTTTTGAATAAAATTATCTTTTTTTACTGTTTTATTCCAGTAATTTTGAGAAAATGAATTACTACTAAAAAAAGTAAAAATTAGTAGTATTAGAAAAGGGATTTTTTTAATCATAATTATTAGGTTAATGGTATAGTAAGAACAGCTAAAAGTTAATTTTCCCTACCTTTGAGGTCTTATTTTT
The Tenacibaculum pacificus DNA segment above includes these coding regions:
- a CDS encoding TrmH family RNA methyltransferase, whose amino-acid sequence is MSLSKSNLKLITSLQQKKYRQKHQLFIAEGIKVVRELLNSSLETSHIFTVDTSFEIPTNVESTIISENDLKKISTLKNPNKVLGLFKIPVENTISETNLTIALDEVNDPGNLGTIIRLCDWFGVTELVCSKNTVDCYNQKVVQSTMGSLTRVNISYVDLPSFLTDTKLAVYTADMDGENIYEATLPKKAVLVMGNEANGISNEIAAIVKHKLTIPRFGEIQKTESLNVATATAILLSEFKRTLK
- a CDS encoding deoxynucleoside kinase, with the protein product MHVAIAGNIGAGKTTLTNILAKHYDWDPHYESVDDNPYLDDFYAQMERWSFNLQVFFLNSRFRQVLELRESGKKIIQDRTIYEDAHIFAPNLHAMGLMTNRDFGNYSSLFELMEKLVTPPDLLIYLRADISTLVGQIHKRGRDYENSISIDYLSRLNERYEAWASGYKKGKLLIIDVDNLDFINNNEDLKFIIDKIDALIN
- a CDS encoding GEVED domain-containing protein; this translates as MIKKIPFLILLIFTFFSSNSFSQNYWNKTVKKDNFIQKNKILDRENTPQKYSLASLNLSSFENHLKNSNLNKGERIITLPNSEGRLEEYSFNETPSLAPELAAKFPMIKTYSAQGINNPTAVAKITLGVNGLHALIYSANESTIYIDPYTKDKKQYIIYKRDDLKSDNNDFNCQIEETKKEIIKSSIQKKNANDGKLRTYRIAIACTGEYSQFHLNREGISNSATDAVKKSVILSAMNTTIARVNTVYERDLGVRMVIVNNNDEIIFLDSTTDELTNDNADNLIDESQVKCDAIIGDANYDIGHTFSTGGGGLAALRSVCRSGSKASGITGSWQPINDPFDIDYVAREIGHQFGATHTFNGTGGSCGSNIGSTSVEPGSGTTIMAYAGICSPQNVQNNSDDYFHTVSIGQMWNHVQSVASCGLTTDTGNNAPTANAGNDFSIPKNTPFVLKGIATDTDGTASLTYNWEQIDTESAIVPLVSTSTQGPAFRSLHSSTSPNRYLPTFSNVVNDGSNQWEVLPSVARELNFALTVRDNHAGGGNTARDDVKITITDSEAFAFTYPNTAVNWNTSSTQKITWNKGTTDKAPINCMKVNIKLSIDGGLTFPILLKDNVANDGSEDVIIPNTPTTKGRILIEAADNIFYNVNNTNFTIDSTTPTFLISNQTDKQVVCNTGNNSVDYTLKFKFVNGFTETVNLSATGLPSGTTASFNPATINKEGDVVMTINNLNGSNQQDNVIIIEGKSATVTQTTTALLKITENSFTKINLTTPSNATDEISINTKFEWEANSNATLYNIVVATDTNFNNIIIDEIVDTNSYIPSIDFLSKNTNYFWRVKPKNNCSEGTYSDINIFTTEIPTYCSLEYPDETGGAEYISNVTFNTINNNSLNDSVDGYQDFSNISTNIKRTQEREISVTFNTDGYQDHCYVFIDWNQDYVFDKATERYDLGARTSDIATTSLKITVPNNAVLGKTRMRVTIEYYETGSPSGGGPCNADQNSQYGETEDYSIEIEEKPGADFTLTNTTGNLSICNKAVNDQIFEIDYKALFNFDENVSFSVSGTPTNTTSNLNPISINTSGLIKFTLSNLNNAPIGDYTIIVTGTANSITKSIEVPFNVNDNICNATGNTDSQISTTLVKFGEINNPSTKTTGYSDFKTIATEVIKGEKYPLIVNANSNGNQTVKTFAWIDWNQNCLFDTNEKYDLGNTTNNNGATANSGLKVIVPSDALSGTTTLRVITKLANDGQPNSCEIDFNGEAEDYTITITPSFTLTNKTVGQSICNKAVNEVEYKIDYKTFNSFDENVTLSTENTPVNSIVTFTSAIISTDGMVTLKIDNLNNVTVGDYTIKVNATSNSITKSIDLILSINDNHCKSSGNTDSQISTTLVKLGEIDNSSTKTTGYSDFKAITTEVIKGNTYPLIVNANSSGNKTVNTFAWIDWNQNCLFDANEKYDLGNTTNTNGATSNSGLDITIPSDALSGTTTLRVVTKLDDDGEPSSCELDFNGEVEDYTITITPSFTLTNKTVGQSICNKAVNEVKYEIDYKTFNDFNENVTLSAENAPVSSTVTFTSIVINSDKKVSITVSNLNNVAIGDYTIKVNATSSSMTKSVDLTLVINNNHCKSSGNTDSQISITNVNFGEIDNSSTKTTGYSDFKAITTNVVRGEEYDLNVDINTDGNSTVKTYAWIDWNQDCKFDVTELETYNLTTTNSLSIKVPEDALTGTTTLRISTKLNEFPESCELDFNGEVEDYTINVEESFANDKNLFSDLKIYPIPSDGKITVKFKVKVKDLTIIRLFNMVGQLLETQTFSTISSKFNNEIEFSKISSGVYFIQIQNDGKINTSKIIIL